In Amia ocellicauda isolate fAmiCal2 chromosome 3, fAmiCal2.hap1, whole genome shotgun sequence, the DNA window gcccttatccagggcaactttcagtttacacaagaaacattataaagcattacaaaagtgcagtaatacaatcagcaGGAGAAATGAGAGTCCGTAGGTAACTAGGTGCAGCCTAGTCGAGACCATGGTAGGTAAATCTGAACTGGATTCGAGCCGAGATTGGGATCATAATTTGTAACAAATTACATAAATTGAACCTAATCTACATTTTAACGATGGCATTTAATTTTTCAGCCTTTCTGTGGGACATCGCCATGGATAACCTCTCTTCTGGAGTCTCAACTGTTTTAACCATGGAAGGCCTTGCTATACCACCTGAAGGTGTCTACCCAGCATTTATTTTGGGAATGCTAAGTTACTGTATTATTCTATTCTGTAATCTGGTTATCCTTCTCACAATTGCTCTGGATAACCGATTACATGAACCAATGTACCTGTTGCTTATCAATCTACCCATCAATGACTTGATGGGAGCTACTGCCATTTTGCCTCAGTTAATGAAACAGATATTAATGGATTCAAGGTCAATAAGTTATCTAGCCTGTGTCACACAGGCTTTCTTCTTTCACATGTACGCTGGTGGCTCTGCACTAATATTGATAGCAATGGCATATGATAGATATGTAGCGATATGTAACCCCTTAAGGTACAGTGCAATCATGACAAATGTGTATCTGCTGAAAATCATCACACTGGTCTGGGTAGTGGACCTCACTTTGATACTTATTCTTGTCGCTCTGCTTCTTCGGTTCCCTCTATGCCGATCCTTTGTTTCCAATGTTTACTGTGACAATCCCTCTCTTGTGAGACTGGTTTGTGCAGACACCACTTTAAATAACATCTATGGGTTGTTTATAATAGTTTTCGTGCAAGTGGTATTTGTAAGTGCTGTTTTCTATACATACCTTCAGATTTTATTGACATGTCTGAAGAACAAGCAGTCTGATGCAAAGAGCAAGGCTATACAGACTTGTGTCAGCCATTTAATGGTGTTTATCATTTTAGAACTGACAGGTCTGATGACACTTCTTTCATATCGTTTTGAGAAGGCTTCACCCCAGTTAAGGAAAATAGTTGGTATGTTTGCCATAATATTTCCCCCCATTATGAACCCAATTATTTATGGCCTGAAAACGAAAGAGATCCGGAATAAAATACCAATGTTTTTCAGTCGGAAGGTTTCAGCCTTCTAGTATCTAGTATCAGCCTTATAGTACAGGATCAAACATGTAATCTGAAAAAttgctttgttattattatgatgtttgttcagaataaatataattttatattacaGTCACAGTTGCTTTAGTGAAAGATTATATTATGATTCTATTGTATTCCATGAAATTACCCCACTGACAAATATcctatattatttttcatttcagtggTAATGAAACATAGATTGTTTTCTCTATTCTGTTTTATCAActgacagtttttttgtttttgatgaattaatgtaacaattaacatatcaatatTTTGGGTGAACTACATCCATGATTACACCACACCACATGTTACATGGTACACTACATGAGTAGTGACATAATCAATGTCCCACTATAAGAAATATAAATGAACCAACACAGAATCTGGACATGAGAAGTTAATATTAAGTGACTAGAATTAATGCTCAGTATAAAAGATAATTAATGTTGAAAACATTATGCTAACACTCCACTTCAGTCCAATGGAATCTTCATAGTTTTCTctagcaagatttctggctcccaggtgtcttttataccggaacgagctgagattaggagcactctcttaaagggagtgctcctaatctcagctcgttacctgtataaaagacacctgtccacagaagcaatcaatcaatcacattccaaactctccaccatggccaagaccaaagagctgtccaaggatgtcagggacaagattgtagacctacacaaggctggaatgggctacaagaccatcgccaagcagcttggtgagaaggtgacaagttggtgcgattattcacaaatggaagaaacacaaaataactgtcagtctccatcggtctggggctccatgcaagatctcaccttgtggagtttcaatgatcatgagaacggtgaggaatcagcccagaactacatgggaggatcttgttaatgatctcaaggcagctgggaccatagtcaccaattTGCTACCGAGCAGTGCAGGGCCATCACCTTTTACAACCAATAATTCCAGGAGTTGTGTTTCATTTTTGCAGGACACTTTCACTTCAATTTTATCCATCAACGTTAAAGACTCTTTTGTGTATGTTCTAAGCACACAATCTGCAGGGTACATTTTAACATTCTTGAATCTACGGTTGTACATTTTCTCCGAGATTACTGAAATGGTGGCCCCCGTATCGAGCTCCATTTTCACCTTTACATCAT includes these proteins:
- the LOC136747156 gene encoding olfactory receptor 52K2-like codes for the protein MDNLSSGVSTVLTMEGLAIPPEGVYPAFILGMLSYCIILFCNLVILLTIALDNRLHEPMYLLLINLPINDLMGATAILPQLMKQILMDSRSISYLACVTQAFFFHMYAGGSALILIAMAYDRYVAICNPLRYSAIMTNVYLLKIITLVWVVDLTLILILVALLLRFPLCRSFVSNVYCDNPSLVRLVCADTTLNNIYGLFIIVFVQVVFVSAVFYTYLQILLTCLKNKQSDAKSKAIQTCVSHLMVFIILELTGLMTLLSYRFEKASPQLRKIVGMFAIIFPPIMNPIIYGLKTKEIRNKIPMFFSRKVSAF